CTCTCCCGCGAGCTTCTCCAGCTTCCGCAGGGAGGGGGCGTAGTCAGAAAGCACGGCGGTCGGCACCTGAAGAAAGAGGGGCGAATGGGGCTTCACGAGGTCGCCCGTGATGAGGACGCCTTCCTTCTCATCGAGCAGGGAGATGCTGCAGGGCGAGTGGCCCGGCGTGTCGTAGATTCTCAGCCGCCTGCCGCCGAGATCGATCGTGTCGCCCTCTTTCACCTCCCAGCCGAACGTGACGGGGGAAATGTTGTAGTTCTTGCCGTCGAACCCCTCGGGCAGCGGGCCGTCCCACATCTTCAGGAAGCCCTGGGTGCGCGGGGTGTGATCGCGGGCCAGCTGATCCTTCCCCGCCGGATGGACGCCCACCTTGTCCCACTGGTGCCCGCAGCCGAGGTGATCCCAATGGGTGTGGGTGAGTACGTGATCAATGGGCAGATCGGTGAGGGACT
This genomic interval from bacterium contains the following:
- a CDS encoding MBL fold metallo-hydrolase is translated as MDSRSWYTVTEFAPGTYQIHEGGRYNMFLLLGSEKALALDGGIGIGDLRGVMESLTDLPIDHVLTHTHWDHLGCGHQWDKVGVHPAGKDQLARDHTPRTQGFLKMWDGPLPEGFDGKNYNISPVTFGWEVKEGDTIDLGGRRLRIYDTPGHSPCSISLLDEKEGVLITGDLVKPHSPLFLQVPTAVLSDYAPSLRKLEKLAGETKYICSGHTDPFEDTSIIGEMAQFVEEIEAGKHEPPEKKTVPGWGEVDEYAADRFQVWIQDHARK